The following proteins are encoded in a genomic region of Thermococcus henrietii:
- a CDS encoding amidohydrolase family protein, protein MSILIRNGYVLYGENLEVVKADVLIEGNRIVEVKKGINESADTVIDATGRVVSPGFVNLHTHSPMGLLRGLADDLPLMEWLEKHIWPREAKLTREHIKVGAYLGALEMIKTGTTTFLDMYFQMDAVAEAVLDSGLRGYLSYGMIDLGDPERTEKEIKEALREMKAIEGLNSERVHFVFGPHAPYTCSLALLKEVRKLADEHGKLITIHVAETMAELGKIQERYGKSPVVLLDEIGFFGSDVIIAHGVWLDSRDVSILARNGVTVAHNPSSNMKLASGVMPLQRLLNAGVNVGLGTDGSASNNNLDMVEEMKLAALLHKVHNLDPTVADARTVFKMATVNGAKALRLNAGVIKSGYLADLVIFDFNRPHLRPIHDIVSHIVYSANGNDVETTIVDGKVLMLDREVLTLDEEKILNRAEEVARELS, encoded by the coding sequence GTGAGCATTCTCATCAGGAACGGTTACGTTCTCTACGGCGAGAACCTTGAGGTCGTTAAAGCGGACGTTCTAATCGAGGGCAACCGAATCGTCGAGGTCAAGAAGGGAATCAACGAGTCCGCCGATACCGTCATAGACGCGACTGGAAGGGTCGTTTCGCCCGGTTTCGTCAACCTGCATACCCACTCGCCGATGGGCCTCCTTCGCGGTCTCGCCGACGATTTACCGCTGATGGAGTGGCTGGAAAAGCACATCTGGCCGAGGGAAGCGAAGCTGACGCGCGAGCACATCAAGGTCGGGGCTTACCTCGGAGCGCTCGAGATGATTAAAACCGGTACGACGACCTTCCTCGACATGTACTTCCAGATGGACGCGGTGGCCGAGGCGGTTCTCGATTCGGGTCTGAGGGGTTACCTCAGCTACGGCATGATAGACCTCGGCGACCCCGAGCGGACGGAGAAGGAGATTAAAGAGGCCCTGCGCGAGATGAAGGCCATCGAGGGCCTTAACTCGGAGAGGGTCCACTTCGTCTTCGGGCCCCACGCGCCCTACACCTGCTCCCTTGCCCTCCTGAAGGAGGTCAGGAAGCTCGCAGATGAGCACGGGAAGCTGATAACGATTCACGTGGCCGAGACGATGGCCGAGCTCGGTAAGATTCAGGAAAGGTATGGAAAGAGTCCCGTTGTGCTCCTCGACGAAATCGGCTTCTTCGGGAGCGACGTGATAATAGCGCACGGCGTCTGGCTCGACAGCAGGGACGTTTCAATCCTCGCGAGGAACGGCGTCACCGTTGCGCACAACCCCAGCTCGAACATGAAGCTCGCCAGCGGTGTGATGCCCCTCCAGAGGCTCCTGAACGCTGGGGTCAACGTCGGCCTCGGAACCGATGGAAGTGCCAGCAACAACAACCTCGATATGGTCGAGGAGATGAAGCTTGCCGCTTTACTCCACAAGGTCCACAACCTTGACCCGACGGTTGCAGATGCAAGGACAGTTTTCAAGATGGCGACGGTGAACGGTGCAAAGGCGCTCCGCCTCAACGCCGGCGTCATAAAGTCCGGCTACCTGGCCGATTTGGTCATCTTCGACTTCAACAGACCCCACCTGAGGCCGATTCACGACATAGTGAGCCACATAGTTTACTCAGCCAACGGCAACGACGTCGAGACGACGATAGTTGACGGAAAGGTTTTAATGCTCGACCGCGAAGTTCTTACGCTGGATGAGGAGAAAATACTGAACAGGGCGGAGGAGGTGGCGCGTGAACTATCTTGA
- a CDS encoding DUF835 domain-containing protein, producing MNYLDLFLGIALLVSYVLLFYNYHLTGRKALLYYSLAWLSLAVPMFSLDKAVYAVGLASFSTFLWAGNVMAIEELSMEDETRRDLLYLSILPILFVILLYPGHETSTFLLLGLWICASSVVLGSFGGRDFLPMAFLQGILGVVVAASAFVPFLRFHLIPAVIAVFMAFESVRTFLRTSFIGDFSIGSIKDVGLDERPGLLLVPSVPENVLSSALVFSRVPRDCPNWFWITTVHDERAISPTNLPKILDMAVKFMREAGEAGKKPIIVIDGLDYLVLENGFSSVLKFLSALRDYALVHGATVFIVGSDDFLSERERKLLRSIVGEGNA from the coding sequence GTGAACTATCTTGACCTGTTCCTCGGCATCGCACTGCTTGTCTCCTACGTTCTCCTGTTTTACAACTACCACCTTACTGGCCGAAAGGCACTCCTCTACTACTCCCTGGCCTGGCTGAGCCTGGCCGTTCCAATGTTTTCATTGGATAAGGCTGTTTACGCCGTCGGTCTTGCGTCTTTTTCGACATTTCTTTGGGCCGGAAACGTCATGGCCATTGAAGAACTATCGATGGAGGATGAAACGAGACGGGACCTCCTCTATCTTTCGATACTTCCGATTCTCTTTGTAATCCTTCTTTATCCGGGGCATGAAACATCGACTTTCCTCCTTCTTGGCCTGTGGATATGTGCGTCTTCCGTTGTCCTTGGTTCGTTTGGTGGCAGGGATTTCCTCCCAATGGCGTTTCTTCAGGGGATACTGGGTGTTGTCGTGGCGGCTTCGGCCTTTGTGCCGTTCCTCAGGTTTCATCTAATCCCTGCTGTTATCGCTGTTTTCATGGCGTTTGAGTCCGTTAGAACTTTCCTGAGGACGTCCTTCATCGGGGACTTTTCCATAGGTTCAATCAAGGACGTTGGCCTCGATGAAAGGCCGGGTCTCCTTCTCGTCCCCTCCGTCCCGGAGAACGTCCTCTCATCGGCCCTCGTGTTCTCGCGGGTTCCGAGGGATTGCCCCAACTGGTTCTGGATAACGACGGTTCACGACGAGCGGGCAATCTCGCCGACTAACCTCCCCAAAATTCTCGACATGGCGGTCAAGTTCATGAGGGAGGCTGGGGAGGCTGGTAAAAAGCCAATCATCGTCATTGACGGCCTCGACTACCTCGTCCTCGAAAACGGCTTCTCCAGCGTCCTCAAGTTCCTGTCGGCGCTCAGGGACTACGCCCTCGTCCACGGCGCCACGGTGTTTATAGTCGGGAGTGACGATTTCCTCTCCGAGAGGGAGAGAAAGCTTTTGAGGAGCATCGTGGGTGAGGGCAATGCTTGA
- a CDS encoding [protein ADP-ribosylglutamate] hydrolase gives MLEVVKGDITRFPAEAIVNAANRYLEHGGGVAYAIARAAAGDAREYIRISKEALREQLGKDSMEHGEVVVTPAMRLERYGIKYVIHTVGPYCGGRWDGDKKEKLRKAILGALRKADELGVKSIAFPAISAGIYGCPLEEVVRTFKETIEEFSREARSVKKVYLVLYSEDAYQTARKVIDLFFDD, from the coding sequence ATGCTTGAGGTTGTTAAAGGCGACATCACCCGCTTTCCTGCCGAGGCGATTGTAAACGCCGCGAACCGCTACCTCGAGCACGGCGGTGGCGTCGCCTACGCCATAGCCAGGGCCGCCGCTGGAGACGCCCGCGAGTACATCAGGATAAGCAAGGAAGCCTTAAGGGAACAGCTCGGAAAGGACTCAATGGAGCACGGCGAGGTCGTTGTAACGCCGGCGATGAGACTCGAGCGCTATGGGATTAAGTACGTTATCCACACGGTCGGCCCCTACTGCGGCGGCCGATGGGACGGGGATAAGAAGGAGAAGCTCAGGAAGGCTATACTCGGAGCGCTCAGGAAGGCAGACGAGCTGGGCGTCAAAAGCATAGCATTCCCAGCGATAAGCGCCGGAATTTACGGCTGTCCGCTTGAGGAAGTCGTTAGAACCTTCAAGGAAACCATTGAGGAGTTCTCGAGGGAAGCGAGAAGCGTGAAGAAGGTTTACCTGGTGCTGTACTCAGAGGATGCCTACCAAACCGCTCGAAAGGTTATTGACCTATTCTTCGACGACTGA
- a CDS encoding NAD(P)H-hydrate dehydratase, whose amino-acid sequence MRIEDVYVWDINAKWLGITPYQLMENAGAGVARTIEERFGKGLRIAVFSGTGNNGGDGFVVARHLSFENDVTVFLVGDEAKIRSEEAKHNWEILKGLDFVKIKVLKDSTYIRSLDLNGYDVIVDALLGAGTRGEPREPVRSAIEKINEYAGRAKIVSVDLPSGYPSEVRVKADFAVTFQWDKEEYEGFERVIVKIGYPRELYHLVGPGDAKFALRKRGQHKGQNGRLLVIGGSSSYYGAPYLASKGASYIVDLVYLAMPAEPARRISDPDLILRPFPGENFSTEHLDDLLELAEKADAVVIGPGIGLAEETKEFVRAFVARCEKPMVIDADGLKAIAGDLGVLEGRTFVLTPHAGEFSVLFGVKPPGGLIERAGLVKEKAREIGGVILLKGPYDVISDGETWKYNRTGNRGMTTGGTGDVLAGLVGALLALGNSPLRSASVGAFLNGLSGDMVKEELGENFTALELAKWIPKAVKWVEEF is encoded by the coding sequence ATGCGAATCGAGGACGTTTACGTCTGGGACATCAACGCCAAGTGGCTCGGGATAACCCCTTACCAGCTCATGGAGAACGCAGGAGCGGGAGTCGCGAGAACGATAGAGGAGCGCTTTGGAAAGGGCCTCAGGATTGCGGTCTTCTCCGGCACGGGAAACAACGGCGGGGACGGCTTCGTCGTTGCGAGGCATTTGAGCTTCGAGAACGATGTTACGGTTTTTTTGGTGGGCGACGAGGCCAAGATAAGGAGCGAGGAAGCTAAGCACAACTGGGAAATCCTGAAGGGCCTCGACTTCGTGAAAATCAAGGTTCTCAAAGATTCCACCTACATAAGGTCCCTCGACCTGAACGGTTACGACGTCATCGTCGATGCCCTCCTCGGAGCGGGCACGAGGGGCGAGCCGAGAGAGCCGGTACGCTCGGCCATCGAGAAAATCAACGAGTACGCCGGAAGGGCAAAGATAGTCAGCGTCGACCTGCCGAGCGGTTATCCATCTGAGGTTCGCGTTAAAGCCGACTTCGCGGTGACTTTCCAGTGGGACAAAGAGGAGTACGAAGGCTTTGAGAGGGTTATAGTTAAGATAGGTTATCCCCGGGAGCTTTACCACCTTGTCGGGCCAGGTGATGCAAAGTTCGCGCTCAGGAAGAGGGGCCAGCACAAGGGCCAGAACGGCAGGCTCTTGGTCATCGGTGGTAGCTCAAGCTATTACGGCGCACCGTACCTCGCCTCCAAGGGGGCGAGCTACATCGTTGACCTCGTTTACCTCGCGATGCCTGCCGAGCCTGCGAGGAGGATAAGCGACCCGGACCTGATTCTGAGGCCCTTCCCGGGCGAGAACTTCTCGACCGAGCACCTTGATGACCTGCTTGAGCTTGCCGAAAAGGCGGACGCCGTTGTCATCGGCCCCGGAATAGGTCTCGCTGAGGAAACTAAGGAGTTCGTGAGGGCCTTTGTGGCGCGCTGTGAGAAGCCGATGGTCATCGATGCTGATGGGTTGAAGGCGATAGCCGGAGATTTGGGCGTTCTCGAAGGCAGGACCTTCGTCCTGACGCCCCACGCAGGTGAGTTTAGCGTTCTCTTCGGAGTCAAGCCCCCCGGGGGATTGATTGAACGGGCCGGGCTGGTGAAGGAAAAGGCCCGGGAAATCGGCGGCGTAATCCTGCTGAAGGGCCCCTACGACGTCATCAGCGACGGAGAAACCTGGAAGTACAACAGAACCGGCAACAGGGGCATGACGACGGGCGGTACTGGAGACGTTCTTGCCGGTCTCGTCGGAGCCCTGCTCGCGCTCGGAAACTCCCCACTGAGGTCTGCTTCGGTCGGTGCCTTTCTCAACGGCCTCTCCGGCGACATGGTGAAAGAAGAGCTCGGAGAAAATTTCACGGCCCTTGAGCTCGCGAAGTGGATTCCGAAGGCAGTAAAATGGGTGGAGGAGTTCTGA
- a CDS encoding ArsR/SmtB family transcription factor, with protein sequence MKEVIIITQPEKVRVLSDETRFKILRLLRQRPMTVWELSMEIGKDRTTIYRHIKALEKAGLVEELGSEGNEKLYGRTARLFLIKAEPHESVENFRQMYLQVEAERLVEVLEKAGIKIKDRERLRGLVKDILNEIEINAQPIIKKISEANVELGEIELLHFLNMLVFLQSCELCEKANEVKKLIEV encoded by the coding sequence GTGAAGGAAGTTATCATAATAACCCAGCCCGAAAAGGTAAGGGTTCTTTCAGATGAAACACGCTTTAAAATCCTTCGACTTCTCCGGCAGAGACCAATGACGGTATGGGAGCTTAGCATGGAGATAGGCAAAGACAGAACGACGATTTACAGGCATATCAAGGCCCTTGAAAAGGCCGGTCTTGTCGAGGAACTCGGCAGTGAGGGCAACGAAAAGCTCTACGGCAGGACCGCGAGGCTGTTCCTCATAAAGGCCGAGCCCCATGAGAGCGTTGAGAACTTCCGCCAGATGTACCTCCAAGTTGAGGCGGAGAGACTCGTTGAAGTCCTTGAAAAAGCGGGGATAAAAATCAAAGATAGGGAAAGACTGAGGGGACTCGTGAAGGACATCCTCAACGAAATCGAGATTAACGCACAGCCGATTATAAAGAAGATTTCCGAGGCAAACGTGGAGCTCGGAGAGATAGAGCTCCTCCACTTCCTCAACATGCTCGTTTTCCTCCAGAGCTGTGAGCTCTGTGAAAAAGCAAACGAAGTGAAGAAGCTGATAGAGGTTTAA
- a CDS encoding DUF211 domain-containing protein has product MAKGIRLLVLDVLKPHQPIVTELALGLSELEGVEGVNITLVEIDKETENVKITIMGDDLDYDEIVRTIEEFGGVVHSIDMVAAGRRIVEEEETPQDKLEEY; this is encoded by the coding sequence ATGGCGAAGGGAATAAGGCTCCTCGTTCTGGACGTTCTCAAGCCCCACCAGCCAATAGTTACGGAGCTGGCCCTTGGACTGAGCGAGCTTGAGGGCGTCGAGGGCGTCAACATCACGCTCGTTGAAATTGACAAGGAGACGGAGAACGTGAAGATAACGATAATGGGCGATGACCTCGACTATGACGAGATAGTCAGAACCATCGAGGAATTCGGTGGCGTGGTGCACAGCATCGATATGGTCGCCGCAGGGAGAAGAATCGTCGAGGAAGAGGAGACCCCGCAGGACAAGCTGGAGGAGTATTGA
- a CDS encoding winged helix-turn-helix domain-containing protein has product MSKVKVITDPEVIKLMLEDTRRKILALLRNREMTISQLSEILGKTPQTVYHHIEKLKEAGLVEVKRTEMKGNLVEKYYGRTADAFYINLYLGDEELRYFARSKLKTKLDIFRALGYDFKDEELLNVMDELLKKEHEFKTEISEEIEANEDRLKEFSNEDIIHAIDWLAMARMGRDEESIELLKKLGELLKK; this is encoded by the coding sequence ATGTCTAAGGTGAAGGTTATAACAGACCCAGAGGTCATAAAGCTGATGCTTGAAGATACGAGGAGAAAAATATTAGCTCTATTGAGGAACAGAGAGATGACTATTTCACAGCTCAGCGAAATTCTCGGAAAAACTCCACAGACCGTCTATCACCACATCGAGAAGCTCAAGGAGGCCGGGCTCGTCGAGGTTAAGAGGACCGAAATGAAGGGCAACCTCGTCGAGAAGTACTACGGAAGAACCGCCGACGCGTTCTACATCAACCTCTATCTCGGCGACGAGGAGCTTCGCTACTTCGCCCGCTCGAAGCTCAAGACGAAGCTCGACATCTTCAGGGCCCTCGGCTACGACTTCAAGGATGAGGAACTCCTCAACGTCATGGATGAGCTACTCAAGAAAGAACACGAGTTTAAAACGGAAATCTCGGAGGAGATTGAGGCCAACGAGGACAGGCTTAAGGAGTTCTCAAACGAGGATATAATCCACGCCATTGACTGGCTCGCGATGGCTAGAATGGGCCGGGATGAAGAGAGCATTGAGCTCCTCAAAAAGCTCGGTGAGTTGCTGAAGAAGTGA
- a CDS encoding acetate--CoA ligase family protein: protein MGSLDFLFYPKSVAVIGASHVPGKVGNAIMRSMTLRFDGKVYAVNVKGGEIEVNGKKFKVYRSLKEIPDEVDVAVIAVPAKFVPDVIDECGEKGVKGAIVISAGFKEAGRADLEEELVKRAKKWGIRVVGPNCLGVTNLENGFDCNFNPPERQARPPFGKVAFMSQSGAFGAAILDWAAREKIGMSKFISLGNMADLDESDFMDYLGDDEKTGVITGYLEGVKDGRKFLETARRVTLKKPVVILKSGRTEAGAKAAASHTGSLAGSYAIYRAAFEQSGVLEATTMRQLFNYAKVLAMQKPAKGDRVAIVTNGGGAGVMMSDGLLERGLKMAELSEETLKKFEEDIKAGKLPAHMSYKNPIDVIGDAPSSRYERAMRYALEDPNVDVLVVIALFQSPALDEGIIDAVERMKAYGKPIVFVAPGGDFPHKMARNIEGKGIPVYETTEDAVDAVYALVRYGEWLRENGKL from the coding sequence ATGGGGAGTCTTGACTTCCTGTTTTACCCCAAGAGCGTCGCTGTCATAGGAGCCTCCCACGTGCCCGGGAAGGTTGGAAACGCCATAATGCGCTCGATGACGCTCCGCTTTGACGGCAAGGTCTACGCGGTCAACGTCAAGGGCGGTGAAATTGAGGTTAATGGTAAGAAGTTCAAGGTTTATCGGAGCCTCAAGGAGATTCCCGACGAGGTCGACGTCGCTGTTATAGCGGTTCCAGCTAAGTTTGTGCCGGACGTTATAGACGAGTGCGGTGAGAAGGGCGTTAAGGGCGCGATAGTTATCTCCGCCGGCTTCAAAGAGGCCGGAAGGGCCGACCTTGAGGAGGAACTCGTGAAGCGCGCCAAGAAGTGGGGCATTCGTGTCGTCGGTCCGAACTGTCTCGGCGTTACGAACCTTGAGAACGGCTTCGACTGTAACTTCAACCCGCCAGAGAGGCAGGCCAGACCGCCCTTCGGAAAGGTCGCCTTCATGAGCCAGAGCGGGGCCTTCGGTGCCGCAATCCTTGACTGGGCGGCCAGAGAGAAAATCGGAATGAGCAAGTTCATCAGCCTCGGCAACATGGCCGACCTCGATGAGAGCGACTTCATGGACTACCTCGGCGACGACGAGAAGACGGGCGTTATAACCGGCTACCTGGAGGGCGTCAAGGACGGAAGGAAGTTCCTCGAGACCGCAAGAAGGGTTACCCTCAAGAAGCCCGTCGTGATTCTCAAGAGCGGAAGGACTGAAGCAGGGGCCAAAGCGGCCGCTTCTCACACCGGTTCCCTCGCGGGTTCATACGCAATTTACAGGGCGGCCTTTGAGCAGAGCGGTGTTCTGGAAGCGACCACGATGAGACAGCTCTTCAACTACGCGAAGGTCTTGGCAATGCAGAAGCCGGCCAAGGGTGACCGCGTCGCGATAGTCACCAACGGCGGTGGAGCAGGAGTCATGATGAGCGACGGCCTGCTCGAGCGCGGTTTGAAGATGGCGGAGCTTAGCGAGGAGACGCTTAAGAAGTTCGAGGAGGACATCAAGGCCGGAAAGCTCCCGGCTCACATGTCCTACAAGAACCCGATTGACGTCATAGGCGACGCCCCGTCGAGCAGGTACGAGAGGGCCATGCGCTACGCCCTCGAAGACCCGAACGTCGACGTCCTCGTCGTCATCGCGCTCTTCCAGAGCCCGGCCCTCGACGAGGGAATCATTGACGCGGTCGAGAGAATGAAGGCCTACGGCAAGCCGATTGTCTTCGTCGCCCCCGGTGGAGACTTCCCGCACAAGATGGCGAGGAACATCGAGGGGAAGGGCATTCCGGTCTACGAGACCACAGAGGACGCGGTCGATGCCGTCTACGCCCTCGTCAGGTACGGCGAGTGGCTCAGGGAGAACGGAAAGCTCTGA
- a CDS encoding MBL fold metallo-hydrolase produces the protein MKVVILGSGSYSGTPKPLCTCENCSRARINPALRRTRFSLYFDKTLVDPSPDLHYHLERLNRKVERVLITHGHFDHVFGLPDLQVFKRLEFYSHNEALEVAKSLARLAFGSESPEGHEWTYHELEFWKETRIGKMRVVHFPVTHTITAGGFVIEVKGKRIAITGDTGPEILKDEKAIKLMEGADLLIAEMTHREAIPGSHLGVREAIELAKKVGAGYTVFAHISHSNYPHEVLEKKVREAGIPGEVARDFTWVEV, from the coding sequence ATGAAGGTCGTGATTCTCGGCTCGGGTTCATACAGCGGGACGCCGAAGCCCCTCTGCACCTGCGAGAACTGCTCGCGGGCCAGAATCAACCCTGCCTTAAGGAGAACGCGGTTCTCGCTTTACTTTGATAAAACGCTCGTCGACCCGAGTCCAGACCTGCACTACCACCTGGAGAGGCTGAACAGGAAGGTGGAGCGGGTTCTCATCACCCACGGCCACTTCGACCACGTCTTCGGCTTACCGGACCTTCAGGTCTTCAAGCGCCTTGAATTCTACTCCCACAATGAGGCACTCGAAGTCGCGAAAAGCTTGGCGAGGCTGGCCTTCGGCTCGGAAAGTCCTGAAGGCCATGAGTGGACCTACCACGAGCTTGAGTTCTGGAAGGAGACGAGAATCGGGAAGATGAGGGTAGTTCACTTTCCCGTCACCCACACGATAACGGCTGGTGGCTTCGTCATCGAGGTGAAGGGGAAGAGGATAGCGATAACCGGCGACACCGGGCCGGAGATTCTGAAGGACGAGAAAGCAATAAAGCTCATGGAAGGGGCCGACCTGCTCATAGCCGAGATGACCCACAGGGAAGCCATTCCCGGCTCGCATCTTGGAGTCAGGGAGGCGATAGAGCTGGCGAAGAAAGTTGGGGCAGGCTACACTGTCTTCGCCCACATAAGCCACAGCAACTACCCCCATGAAGTTCTGGAGAAGAAGGTCAGGGAAGCCGGGATTCCGGGCGAGGTTGCGAGGGACTTCACGTGGGTTGAAGTTTAG
- a CDS encoding DMT family transporter, with translation MDRETEGTLLAFTVLVLLGLEPAVIKANPINPFAFASLSALIASLILWPVILLSDQVKEIQERPTELRKAFLTGLFATAIAYSLFSYGTRLSTAVNSAILTRFEVFYSFLISWLLLRERITGRAVVSALALIAGVFLVVAQGKRPELLKGDVLLLLTPLFWQLGHAIAKRTDYSPVTIATLRNTFGGLLLLVPAFITGFAFTKLALAEGLIIALTQSLWYLAIARINLSKATAILTPAPALTVLVSIALLGERATAYHLAGLALITLGTLTVSREESGVRE, from the coding sequence ATGGACCGCGAAACAGAGGGGACGCTGTTAGCCTTCACCGTGCTGGTCCTGCTCGGCCTCGAACCGGCCGTAATCAAGGCCAACCCGATTAATCCATTCGCCTTCGCCTCGCTGTCCGCTTTAATAGCCTCGCTAATCCTCTGGCCGGTTATACTGCTCAGCGATCAGGTGAAAGAAATCCAGGAAAGACCGACCGAGCTGAGGAAGGCCTTTCTAACGGGCCTTTTCGCGACGGCAATAGCTTACTCACTCTTCTCCTACGGAACGAGGCTGAGCACTGCTGTAAACTCGGCGATACTCACGCGCTTCGAGGTCTTCTACTCGTTCCTCATCTCGTGGCTCCTCCTGAGGGAGAGGATAACCGGAAGGGCGGTAGTTTCGGCATTGGCCCTAATCGCTGGCGTCTTCCTCGTGGTTGCGCAGGGAAAGAGGCCGGAGCTCCTGAAGGGCGACGTCCTGCTCCTCTTAACTCCCCTCTTCTGGCAGCTCGGGCACGCAATAGCCAAGAGAACCGATTACAGCCCGGTGACGATAGCGACATTGAGGAACACCTTCGGCGGGCTTCTCCTCCTCGTTCCAGCCTTTATTACCGGCTTCGCCTTCACGAAGCTCGCACTGGCGGAGGGACTGATAATAGCGCTCACCCAGAGCCTCTGGTACTTGGCGATAGCGCGGATTAACCTCTCGAAGGCGACGGCCATTTTAACGCCCGCGCCCGCTTTAACTGTTCTCGTCTCGATTGCGCTCCTCGGCGAGAGGGCAACGGCCTACCACCTCGCGGGCTTAGCCTTAATAACCCTTGGAACCCTAACGGTGAGCAGAGAGGAGAGCGGGGTGAGGGAATGA
- a CDS encoding tryptophan--tRNA ligase, translating to MDEFKVTPWDVEGLVDYDKLIEQFGTSPLTDELLEKTAMLTKSELPIYFRRRFFFSHRDYDKILADYESGRGFFLYTGRGPSGPMHIGHIIPFYATKWLQEKFGVNLYIQITDDEKFLFKNLTLDETKRWAYENILDIIAVGFDPDKTFIFQDSEFTKIYEMALPIAKKINYSMAKAVFGFNEQSKIGMIFYPAIQAAPTFFEKKRCLIPAAIDQDPYWRLQRDFAESLGYYKTAALHSKFVPPLTGLEGKMSASKPETAVYLTDDPEEAGKKIWKFALTGGQPTLKEQREKGGNPEKCVVFKWLEIFFEEDDKKLMERYHACKAGELTCGECKRYLIKKVQEFLKEHQKKRKEAEKKVEKFKYTGELAREQWEKAIPEPLR from the coding sequence ATGGACGAGTTTAAGGTTACCCCCTGGGACGTTGAAGGTTTAGTCGACTACGACAAGCTGATAGAGCAGTTCGGAACCAGCCCGCTGACTGACGAGCTGCTTGAGAAGACGGCAATGCTCACGAAGAGCGAACTGCCAATTTACTTCCGCAGGCGCTTCTTCTTCTCCCACAGGGACTACGATAAAATCTTGGCCGACTACGAGAGCGGAAGGGGCTTCTTCCTGTACACGGGAAGGGGCCCGAGCGGACCGATGCACATAGGCCACATAATCCCCTTCTACGCCACCAAGTGGCTCCAGGAGAAGTTTGGCGTCAACCTCTACATACAGATAACCGACGACGAGAAGTTCCTCTTCAAGAACCTCACCCTGGATGAAACCAAGCGCTGGGCCTACGAGAACATACTCGACATCATAGCGGTTGGCTTCGACCCCGACAAGACCTTCATCTTCCAGGACAGCGAGTTCACAAAGATTTACGAGATGGCCCTTCCGATAGCGAAGAAGATAAACTACTCGATGGCCAAAGCGGTCTTCGGCTTCAACGAGCAGAGCAAGATTGGAATGATTTTCTACCCCGCCATACAGGCCGCACCGACCTTCTTCGAGAAGAAGCGCTGTTTAATTCCGGCAGCAATTGACCAGGACCCCTACTGGAGGCTCCAGAGGGACTTCGCCGAGAGCCTCGGCTACTACAAGACCGCCGCTTTGCACTCGAAGTTCGTTCCGCCGCTGACGGGCCTTGAGGGCAAGATGAGCGCCAGCAAACCTGAAACCGCCGTCTATCTCACCGACGACCCCGAGGAGGCTGGAAAGAAAATCTGGAAGTTCGCCTTGACGGGCGGTCAGCCGACGCTCAAAGAGCAGAGGGAGAAGGGCGGAAACCCGGAGAAGTGTGTCGTCTTCAAGTGGCTGGAGATTTTCTTCGAAGAGGACGACAAGAAGCTCATGGAGCGCTATCACGCGTGTAAAGCGGGAGAGCTGACCTGCGGTGAGTGCAAGCGCTACCTAATCAAGAAGGTTCAGGAGTTCCTGAAGGAGCACCAGAAGAAGAGGAAGGAGGCCGAGAAGAAGGTGGAGAAGTTCAAGTACACCGGCGAGCTGGCAAGGGAGCAGTGGGAGAAGGCGATTCCGGAGCCACTCCGCTAG
- a CDS encoding fumarylacetoacetate hydrolase family protein, translated as MVRLPYMDGFYELRPSKIIALAKNYAEHAREMESDVPEKPVFFLKPPSALIGPGEPIILPRMSRRVDHEVELAVIIGKRAKRVPAEKAFDYVLGYTILLDITARDLQAEAREKGLPWTIAKGFDTFAPVGPRVVDKRELKIDDLEIGLKVNGELRQLGRTSEMVFKVPELIEYISSVMTLEPGDIIATGTPAGIGPLRHGDKIEAWIEGIGKVEFDVLSEDSILC; from the coding sequence ATGGTTCGGTTGCCTTACATGGACGGCTTCTACGAGTTGCGCCCGAGCAAAATAATAGCCCTCGCCAAGAACTACGCCGAGCACGCGAGGGAGATGGAGAGCGACGTTCCCGAGAAGCCGGTCTTCTTCCTCAAGCCCCCGAGTGCGCTCATCGGGCCCGGCGAGCCGATAATTCTGCCCAGGATGAGCAGGCGCGTTGACCACGAGGTCGAGCTGGCGGTGATAATCGGGAAGCGCGCGAAGAGAGTTCCCGCTGAGAAAGCCTTTGATTACGTCCTCGGCTACACGATACTGCTCGACATTACGGCGAGAGACCTCCAGGCCGAGGCGAGGGAAAAGGGCCTTCCTTGGACGATTGCCAAGGGCTTCGACACCTTCGCTCCCGTCGGCCCGAGGGTCGTGGACAAGCGCGAGCTGAAGATAGACGACCTCGAAATCGGCCTGAAGGTGAACGGCGAACTCAGACAGCTCGGAAGAACCAGCGAGATGGTCTTCAAAGTTCCCGAGTTGATAGAGTACATAAGCTCCGTTATGACGCTCGAACCGGGGGACATAATAGCGACCGGAACACCGGCAGGAATCGGCCCGCTGAGGCACGGTGATAAAATTGAAGCGTGGATTGAGGGCATCGGAAAGGTCGAGTTCGATGTTTTAAGCGAGGACTCGATTTTGTGCTGA